The Orcinus orca chromosome 20, mOrcOrc1.1, whole genome shotgun sequence region GGCTGGGCTTGGAATGAGAGGAGtagagagaggaaggggtgagTGGTGCAGGATCAGCACGTGGGACACTGTGGAGGACAAGGACTCGGGCATCTGAGCCCGCAAGATGTCTGGGTGCTGACGTGGGAACAGGGATCAGGGCCATGTGGGGAGACAGAAAGTAGTACTGGGACCGCCTGTAGTAGTGGGTCCCGCAGAGGCCTGGGAAAGCACTGAGTGCTGGGTGGCACGAGGGGAACATGATGAGGTGCCGAAGGCCTGGGGCCGAGGTGGTGGCGTGGGGTGTGGGTCACGGTCGGGCACGTGAGGGAGTTGTGACCCTGCAGGGCTGGGCAATGGAGAGGGAGGGAATGTGAGCATGGACTCAGGGCCCTTGTCCCCAGGCTTTACTCCAGGGGGCTGAGCACAAGTGTCATTGTGTGTGGTGTGATCTTAGGAGAGTCAACTCTGAGGAGAGTGGCTGGGGTTTTGTGTGGCAGCCTCAGAGCATCTTGTGAGACtgcttgtctccctctctgttttAACTGAATGACGTAACACTAGCAGGTTCCTGTGGCATCAGGGTCTGGTGTGTCCTCTGAGCTGGGTCACTGGGGTGGACGACCATGAACTGGGGGTCCTGGTTGCAGAGGCTGCTGTGAACTCACTTGTCCCCCTCATGACAGGGCCATGTGATCTTTGAGGATGTGGCTGTGTCCTTCTCCCAGGAGGAGTGGGGCCTCCTTAACGATGCTCAGAGACTCCTGTACTGTGACGTGATGCTGGAGAACCTGTCACTTATAGCCTCCCTGGGTAAGGACCCCTGTTCCACACCGTTGCCCCGTATGGGACTCTGCCCTTCTTTTTGCATGGCTCACTCCATCCTTCCCAGCCTGGACCTTGGACATTGCTTACTTCCCTGATTTCCTGGCACTTGAGCTGCATTCCCCCACCCTGTGTGTGTTCAGCCCTGTACCATAGGCTCTGAAGCCTTTTACAGAAGGCTTTGGTCTCAGAGGCTTGAAGCCTGTCCAGCTGATGCCACTTAGCTTTGCCACTGTTAAGTGTGTTGACTGTTCAGATGTGTGCAAGATCTGTGTCACACGTTCTAACCCTTTTTTTGCACTGCCTGTGTCAGGAATTACAGACACTTACATGGTCAGCATTTGTGGTCAACCCTAGATTATTTTTGCAAGACTCCTTAAGGTTCTTCTagtgatacattttttttcctgaaatctgTCATTGGTTGGTTCACTCTGGGCCAGTGTCTTTCTCCTAATGGCCCTATTTTCCTCTGAGGAGTTTGATCTGGTAGGGCTCATAGTCACCCAGCCTGAGCTGAAAGCTGGAGGCAACCCTGGGTGCCTGACGAGGTAGGCCCCTGTCTAGTCATAGGACAAGGGTTAATTACATCCTGAGCCTGGTGAGCAAGAGCTGTAGGAAGGCATGATatcattgatgagttctaatcCTACAGGGAAATGTCCTTTGCTCTCTCCTCTTTCAGCGTCAAGACTCATCATGCTCatacttaatttctttcttccactTCTCCCCATTTTGACACTTTGCCCACTTTTCATTTCTACTGTGATTTCTGACTCCTGTTTTCCACCTTAGTGTCCTCCAAAACTCTCCTTTCCCCCTGTCTGCACTGTTCtccaattttatgtattttttatattgtatatgCATATCCTTAATGTATCATGAGAGGTACATGTTTACTTACACTGTCTTTGAACACTGATAGTCAGGTGTAATTGCATTTTCCTGGATTGAGACATGCATTCTACAGAGCTGACCCTTGTCACCACCAGAAAGTCCTGCTGAAAGCCATCTGCCTAGGAGTGGGTTTTTCTAGCCTCTCCTCCTGGCACGGCGCCACTACCTGGTATCCTGTGTTCTTGCTGGTTTGAGACATTTCCTGTTCTGCGATCATCAGAGACCTAGCATTGTAGAGTATCCCCTTCTACCACTTGACCCTTCCTCCCTTGTTTTAATAACAAACCCATGGGCTTATTCCTACATGTGTCATGCACAGATTTGTAGTGGAGTCCTGTACCACCAACATCTCCATACACTTTATCAGCATTTTTGTGCTTTCAGGGTGTTGGAGTGCATTAGGTACTGAGGAGGCCACTTCTGAACAATGTGTTTCTGTAAAACAAGTGACACAAGACAGGAATCCAAATCCAGACCTATCTATCCTGAAGACTCTTACTTCAGATATGGGTGCCCTGGTAGAGAAATATGTTTTGTACCTGGCTGAGCACCAAGGAGTGCATCCTGGGCTGAAACCGTCCTCTTCTGGGGCTTGTGGGAAAATGTTCACTTCTCACCTACAACAGCACCAGAAGCAGCCCAGTGGAGAGAAACACCTCAGAAGGGAAGAGAATGGGGCCTTGCTTGTGACGAGCTGTAAAGTCTTTTTACCCGACAATATGTTCACATGCGGAGAGATTGAGAAGGCTTTCTTAGGCAGCTTGGGCTTTCCCCAGCACCAGCCCTCCCACGATGGACAGCATCCAGGAAGAAGCAGGGAGAGCAGGGAGGTCTCTCACCCTGGACAAGGGCATTACGAGTGCAGCGAATGTGGCAAAGCCTTCAGTAAAAAGTATAAATTCACGGAGCACCTgagagttcacactggagaaaaaccTTATGGGTGCAGCGAGTGCGGCAAATTCTTCAGACTCAGGGGAGGTCTTTCTCATCATCGTAGAGTTCACACAGGAGAAAAGCCTTTTGATTGTGGTAAATGTGGGAAAGTCTTCATCTACAAATGTAAACTTGTTCAGCACCAAAGAGTCCACACTGGAGAAAGACCCTATGagtgtaatgaatgtgggaaagcctatGCCCGCAAGGATTCACTTGTCCAGCACCAAAAggtccacactggagagaaacctcaTAAATGCACTGAATGTGGGAAGCTCTTCCTTTACAGAAATAAACTTCTTGTGCACCAGAGGATCCATACTGGAGAAAAGCCTTTTAAGTGTACCGAATGTGGGAAGTCCTTCAGTTATAAAACCAGTCTTATTATCCACCAGAGAAcccacactggagaaaggcctcATATGTGCAGTGAGTGTGGGAAAGCCTATGTCAACAAAAAAAGTCTTATTGTACACCAGAGAATTCACAATGGAGAAAAAGTTTATGGGTGTAAGAAATGTGGGAACTTCTTTATAAGCAGCTTTGCCCTTAATAAACACCAGAATGTTCACACTGCACAAAGGCgttatgagtgcagtgaatgtgggaaagctttcaAGAGGAAAATCAGACTTGCTGAGCACCAGAGAATCCACACTGGAGAAAGACCCTATGagtgtaatgaatgtgggaaagccttcaagCTGAAGAATACACTTGTTAGCCACCGAAATGTCCACACTAGAGCAAAGCCTTTtcagtgcagtgaatgtgggaagcCCTACAGTAACAAAACAAGTCTTGTTGTCCACCAGAGAATCCACACTGGAGTAAAGCCTTTTCAGTGCAATGAATGTGGGAAGCCTTACAGTTACAGAACAAGTCTTATTGTCCACCAGAGAATCCACacaggagaaaggccttatgagtgtaGTTCTTTGTATGTAGCTCCAAGCtcataaaaaagaggaaagttcacactggagaaatgTCTTCTGGACTTATGTGTTCCTTCACTTGAGTTAATATCTAGCACCACAACTCCTGTGTTGTAGAGTAGGTGAACGTTTAACTTATGTGGGGTcaaacttttgtgtgtgtgtgtggtaaacagccctctcactgttgtggcctctcccgttgcggagcacaggctccggattctcaggctcagtggccatggcttacgggcccagccactaagcggcatgtgggatcctcctgtacaggggcacgaacccgtgtcccctgcatcggcaggcggactcccaacactgcgccaccagggaagccgcagtCAAACTTTTTAAAGTGGTAGTATCCTTTTACAGTCTTGCCAGAAACACCAGAACCCAAGTTCCCATTCTTTCCATtcttaccaacacttggtatgtGCAGGATTTCTAATTTTTGTGACATCgtaggtgtatagtggtatcaagtgattttaatttgcatttccctaatgacatgaTGCTGAGTGGTCTTCCATGTGTTAATTTCCAGCCATATATTGTTATTGAAATTTCTATTCATTTGATTTGTTGTTCTAATTACTGAGTTTTGACATTTCTTCATGAATTATTGAATATGGTCCTCTAATGGAAATACTTAGCAATACTTTCTTCCAGAATTGGTCTTGTCTTTTCAATTACTTTTCCAGagaaaaagttcttaattttagtgtAGTCTAATTTGTCCATTCTTATACTTTTTCCCGTTTCCTCCTGTAACTTTTATGGTTTAGGGTTTTTATTGATGCAAAGGAATCATTTTCAATTAATTGtgggagttattttttaaaatatagacacCCAATTGCTGCAGCGATACTGATTTAAAAGATTATACCTTTTACCCTGAATTCCTTTAGTATCTTCATCGAAGGTCAATcatttatgtatatgtttatttctggaatttctattctgttgcatttatCTACTTTATTTATGCCAGTATTTTCATGTATTAACTAATTTGTTTTTATAGTATGTCTTGAAATCAAGGTTGTATACtcctttgactttctttttttcagtcattATAGCCTTTCTTggttctttgcttttccatatgaaGTTTAGAATTCACTTTTCAGCTTATACAGCACAAAAAATCCTACTAGGAGTTTCACTGGGCTTGCATTTagtcttcaatttatttttattttttggctgttccgtgcagcttatgggatcttagttgcctgatcagcaattgaacccaggccagggcagtgaaagcgctgagtcctaaccactggacctccagggaattctccTAATCTTTAGTTTAGAAAGAAATACTGAGTGTCCCAATCCATAAACATGATACATCTCCTTTTATGTAGatcttatttaattttggatGGAAatgtttttagatttctttttatagGTCTTGCATATGTATTTTCTAAATCTGATAATATTGTGAatgagaattaaaaaatttttctttgtgaaatgtTCAGTGCTAGTACGCTAAGAGAGATATCAAACTACGGATAGAAGTGAGCCTTCTTAATCCTACAACATCTACAAAGAGTAATTAGAAATACTATACCTTTGAACCATTATTAAACTATTGCCATTAGAATAAAAGGAGGGCAGCTGCTCATTGTTCTCTTATTCAGTATCATCCTGGAGTTCCAATTTCATTCaatacgaaaaaaaaaaaaccggcaaaataatgaatatgtagcaattggaaaggaagaaaacacctAAAATATATCCTCAGTTTTCATCTTCACTATGAATCCAAATATGGACACTCATTTTAGTGCCTCAACCCATCATAAACTCATAATTGTTTCATCACCCATTCGCTGACCTTCTTACTTCCTTAGGACCCATCACCTTCTATTACGCTATGCAACTTAATATCATAGAAGaactgcttattttatttttctatcaaatACAGAGTAAGTTCCAGTAGGAAAATATGTATTTACATGTTGTGCACTGATACATTCTGTATTCCTAGAAACATGTCTGAAACACATAtggtacttttttatttttggccttactgcgtggcatgtggggtcttagttcctggaccagggatcaaatccttGCCCCCTgaaatggaagtgcagagtcttaaccactagaatGCCGGGCAAGTCCCCCATGTGGTACCTACTGACATCTTAAAATATGGAACAAAATGATAATGCACATTTAACATTCATTTGCACAACTGTGGGTGTACTTTCTAACTCTCCTCACCCtgctttttccttcagttttactACCATGAATGCTCTGAGTTATAGGAAGAAATTATGTTTTGTGAAAAGCCTTTAAATCTACTAAAAAATCCCCAGTAGACATTTTAGTGGTTTCCTTCTCTCACTTATTAGatgtcaggtgtgtgtgtgtgtttttttccctcacattCCAGTGGGATTTTGATTATTTCAAAAACAAGTTTTCCACCATCAATTTCTGCCAGTCCTCATGGATATCTATCTCATTAagcacttttattattatttttttttttagtttatttatttctttttggctgctttgggtcttcattgctgtgtgtgagctttctctagttgtagctagtgagagctactcttcgttgcagtgtgcaggcttctctttgggatggcttctcttgttgtggagcaagggctctaggtgcatgggcttcagtagttgcagtgcatgggcttagttgctctgcagcatgtgggatcttcccggaccagggctcaaacccatgtcccctgcattggcaggccgattcttaaccactg contains the following coding sequences:
- the LOC105748721 gene encoding zinc finger protein OZF-like isoform X9, producing MSTNAVQDPAQVPMVAAAFMVPGQGHVIFEDVAVSFSQEEWGLLNDAQRLLYCDVMLENLSLIASLGCWSALGTEEATSEQCVSVKQVTQDRNPNPDLSILKTLTSDMGALVEKYVLYLAEHQGVHPGLKPSSSGACGKMFTSHLQQHQKQPSGEKHLRREENGALLVTSCKVFLPDNMFTCGEIEKAFLGSLGFPQHQPSHDGQHPGRSRESREVSHPGQGHYECSECGKAFSKKYKFTEHLRVHTGEKPYGCSECGKFFRLRGGLSHHRRVHTGEKPFDCGKCGKVFIYKCKLVQHQRVHTGERPYECNECGKAYARKDSLVQHQKVHTGEKPHKCTECGKLFLYRNKLLVHQRIHTGEKPFKCTECGKSFSYKTSLIIHQRTHTGERPHMCSECGKAYVNKKSLIVHQRIHNGEKVYGCKKCGNFFISSFALNKHQNVHTAQRRYECSECGKAFKRKIRLAEHQRIHTGERPYECNECGKAFKLKNTLVSHRNVHTRAKPFQCSECGKPYSNKTSLVVHQRIHTGVKPFQCNECGKPYSYRTSLIVHQRIHTGERPYECSSLYVAPSS
- the LOC105748721 gene encoding zinc finger protein 547-like isoform X14 — protein: MSTNAVQDPAQVPMVAAAFMVPGQGHVIFEDVAVSFSQEEWGLLNDAQRLLYCDVMLENLSLIASLVRCNCIFLD